CGGCGCCGGGAAATCATGTGAACCACCTCATGGATCATGCGGATCTGCTGCTGTGTGAAACAACCTTTATGGAAAGTGAACGGAATCTGGCGGAAGCTTACGATCATTTAACGACCGGCACAGCAGCAAAGGCAGCCCTTGAAAACAAGGTTGGATTTCTGATTGCGACTCATTTTTCGGAACGCTACCGGGATAACCGCGTTATTGAAAAAGAACTTCGGGAAATTTTTCCCCGGTGTTATACCGCAGAAGATCTGACCCGTTTCAGTCTGGTGCTGAAGACAAAGACACTTCATGTAGAAACCATAAGGAAAAAGAATGGACAAGCGACCTGAAAGACCCGGCTGGGATGAATATTTTCTGGAAATAGCCCGGGTGGTAGCCCGGCGCTCATCGTGCCTGCGCAGGCAGGTGGGAGCCGTCATCGTCCGAAATAAAGATATTATTTCCACCGGTTACAACGGGGCACCCAGCTTCCAGAAAAACAGCCTTGAATATGGCTTTTGCTACCGTGATACACACAATATAAAATCCGGAACCCACCTGGAACTGTGCAGGGCCGTAGGATCCCATGCCGAATCCAATGCCATTGTACTGGCTGCCCGGAACGGACATTCCACGGCGAACAGTACCATTTACATCTATGGCCATGAATTTGTGTGCAATATGTGTAAAGCCATGATTGCCAATGCCTTCATTCATCGGGTCGTTTTGCAGAAGCCCGATGGGAAAGTGGTGGAATTTATTCCTGAGCGGGACTGGACAGTCCATCCTGTGGATATGGCCGAAACTCCGGAAAAGGTGAGTGAACGATGAGACGTCTGTATCTGTTGACTGGAATTCTGATTGCGTTTATCAGTAACCCTGTTCACGCTGCAGATGCCCGCTCCTATCTGATTCGCTATAATGATCAGATGAACAAAATTTCCACATTGGAAGCGGACCTTCTGGTCAGCTCACGGATGCCGGGACTCACCCTGGCAGATCAAAAAGGAAAACTCCGGTACCTGTCCCCCGATGAGGTGGATATCAGTGGCGGCTTAAAAGATGTGATTCCTCCTGAAGCCATTCTTATCAACCTCCACCACGTACTGATGGATTCTTCCGTCACCGTCCTGCCGGGTGTTGAAACGGTTGCCGGCGGAGTGATCCTCCGGATGCATGTCCAGGATCCTGCGGCCGGTCGTTTGGACTGGACGGTGACAATGGATACCATCCGCTGGTATATCCGGGAAATCTTTGTCCGGGATCCCAAAGACAATACCGTGAATATTCTTTTCCGCCAAAAACCGGTCCAGGATGATCTTTATCTGCCCCAATCCATTGAAGTCCTGATGACGGCTGCAGAAGAGAAAAGGCGGGTCCCCAATCCCCGGAGACAACGGATTGCCCAGCCGGGAGATGAGGAATCAGGAACCATGACGATCCGCCTGAATCACTATCGCATCAATGATCCGGAGACCTATGAATTTTTTCATCACTCCATGGATTAGACCTGACCTTAATGACTGAATTTCGTATATTTCATAACTGATGACAAAACCACCTAAATATTTTGAAACATGGTTGGCCAGAGGGATATCCTTTATCTTCAATCCCCTGTGGTTCAGCATTTTGTTTATCATTTACCTGGTAACACATAAGGGATACGACCGGGCGGATGCCATGGGAATTATTATCGCCGGATCCTTGTCCGCTTTTATCCTGCCGGTTCTGATTATCGGCTATATGGTAAAAAGAGGGATGACATCCCACATGGATATCCCCGAAAGGTCCCAGCGGATTGTCCCGTTTATGATTTTTTCCCTCATTTATCTGGTCACGTTTCTCATATCTGTCTGGACCGGACTTCCGGGTGCTTTCAATGCCGTGTTGTTTGCCATTTTTATCAATACGATCATTTATGGAATTATTACCCTGTGGTGGAAAATCAGCATTCACTGTGCAGGTATTGCCGGTTACCTGTCTGCAACAACCTTGATTTTTGGTCCACGGCATGTTGTTCTCTGGCTGATCGTTCCTGTACTCTGCTGGTCCCGGATCCGTGTGAAAGCCCATACTCCCATGCAAACAGTGGTGGGCACCGTATTGGGTGGAGTGCTGACATGGCTGGAAATTTGGCTGGCCGATTATTGGTTTAATATTTTATAAATCATGAGGTGTCTATGAGACGTGTTTTATCACTCATACTTGGAGGTGGACGGGGAACGCGACTGGCTCCCCTCACCAGTGTGCGTTCCAAACCGGCAGTCCCTATCGGAGGCAAATACCGCCTGATCGATATTCCCATCAGCAACTGCCTGAATTCCAATATCCGAAGAATTTACGTCCTGACACAATTTAACAGTGAATCCCTCCACCGGCATATTAACAGTACCTACAAATTTGATCCCTTTTCACAGGGATTTCTGGAGGTTTTGGCGGCATCCCAGACCTTTGAAAATGCCCACTGGTATCAGGGAACGGCAGATGCGGTCCGCCATAACCTTCACCATTTTGAAAAATGGGATTTTACCGAATACCTGATCCTGGCCGGCGATCATCTGTACCGGATGAATTACGACAAGTTTGTTCACCATCACCGGTCCAGTACGGCCGATATCACCATTTCGGTCAAAGCCGTCTCACGGAAAGAAGCCATGGAATTCGGTGTGCTGAAGGTGGATTCAAACGGACAGATCATCAAATTTGCCGAAAAGCCCAAAGACGATCAAATCCTGGATGATATGACCAGCGATACGGGGAATCCGGACAAACCTTACTGGGGCTCTATGGGTATCTATGTGTTCAGCAAAAAAATTCTCCGGA
This window of the Candidatus Neomarinimicrobiota bacterium genome carries:
- a CDS encoding cytidine/deoxycytidylate deaminase family protein — protein: MDKRPERPGWDEYFLEIARVVARRSSCLRRQVGAVIVRNKDIISTGYNGAPSFQKNSLEYGFCYRDTHNIKSGTHLELCRAVGSHAESNAIVLAARNGHSTANSTIYIYGHEFVCNMCKAMIANAFIHRVVLQKPDGKVVEFIPERDWTVHPVDMAETPEKVSER
- a CDS encoding phosphatase PAP2 family protein produces the protein MTKPPKYFETWLARGISFIFNPLWFSILFIIYLVTHKGYDRADAMGIIIAGSLSAFILPVLIIGYMVKRGMTSHMDIPERSQRIVPFMIFSLIYLVTFLISVWTGLPGAFNAVLFAIFINTIIYGIITLWWKISIHCAGIAGYLSATTLIFGPRHVVLWLIVPVLCWSRIRVKAHTPMQTVVGTVLGGVLTWLEIWLADYWFNIL
- a CDS encoding glucose-1-phosphate adenylyltransferase encodes the protein MRRVLSLILGGGRGTRLAPLTSVRSKPAVPIGGKYRLIDIPISNCLNSNIRRIYVLTQFNSESLHRHINSTYKFDPFSQGFLEVLAASQTFENAHWYQGTADAVRHNLHHFEKWDFTEYLILAGDHLYRMNYDKFVHHHRSSTADITISVKAVSRKEAMEFGVLKVDSNGQIIKFAEKPKDDQILDDMTSDTGNPDKPYWGSMGIYVFSKKILRKALSDIQKDDFGGDIIPGAIESGYHVQAYFFNGYWEDIGTIRSFYEANIAMTSQTPPFCFRDPLMPIYTHARMLPGSHIGDSCIVSSTVGEGSMIRATSIRKSVIGIRSMIDYGTTIESSYIMGNDYFEEDRETGIPLGIGRNCVIKNAIIDKNVHIGNDVQILNKNGIDYKEESQYWIRDGIVVVKKGAILENGTII